A stretch of the Panicum virgatum strain AP13 chromosome 9N, P.virgatum_v5, whole genome shotgun sequence genome encodes the following:
- the LOC120688907 gene encoding PTI1-like tyrosine-protein kinase 2, which produces MGWRAWFFRRNKTDSSSTSNTPVFAAKWLSPLFKTLLIGRGSNATVYRAKLPSVPVAAAKRLGTPRSSTWSASNDAFLRHQVSVLSMLRHDHLVRLLGYAIAPDLRVLVFEFATVGTLHDVLHGPRGNDDGQESASSRSRAAALRLSWAQRTRIALDAARGLQYLHETAAVPHWGVRSTNVLLFEGLRAKIADYDVLDQLPPPDDADHAGVWSGTAHGYLPPEFQMSGQRIPFKSDVYSFGVVLLELLTGRMSWDVTMDPHVLLLGWATPLLRKGRVERWIDPKLGTQYPAAGDRELGSIALQCVHNRPRSRPTMGAVAGLISRIVGD; this is translated from the exons ATGGGGTGGAGAGCCTGGTTCTTCCGCCGGAACAAGACGGACTCGTCGTCCACCTCCAACACGCCTGTGTTTGCAG CTAAATggcttagcccgctatttaaaacattgcTCATCGGCCGGGGGAGCAACGCCACCGTGTACAGGGCCAAGCTGCCGAGCgtgccggtcgccgccgccaagaGGCTTGGGACGCCGCGCTCCAGCACCTGGAGCGCCTCCAACGACGCGTTCCTGAGGCACCAGGTGTCGGTGCTCTCCATGCTCAGGCACGACCACCTTGTCCGGCTGCTCGGGTACGCCATCGCCCCCGACCTCCGCGTTCTTGTCTTCGAGTTCGCCACCGTGGGCACGCTCCACGACGTCCTGCACG GGCCGAGGGGTAACGACGACGGCCAAGAATCTGCCAGCAGCcgcagccgggcggcggcgctgcggctgagctgggcgcAGCGCACGCGGATCGCGCTCGACGCGGCGAGGGGGCTTCAGTACCTGCACgagacggcggcggtgccgcaCTGGGGCGTCAGGTCGACTAACGTGCTGCTGTTCGAAGGCCTCAGGGCCAAGATCGCCGACTACGACGTGCTCGACCAGCTGCCGCCACCGGATGACGCCGATCACGCGGGCGTGTGGTCCGGGACGGCCCACGGCTACCTGCCGCCGGAGTTTCAGATGAGTGGCCAAAGGATTCCTTTCAAGTCCGACGTCTACAGTTTCGGAGTAGTACTGCTCGAGCTCCTGACGGGGAGGATGTCGTGGGATGTAACCATGGATCCGCATGTACTACTGCTGGGCTGG GCAACTCCATTGCTGAGAAAAGGACGAGTTGAGCGATGGATCGACCCGAAGCTTGGCACGCAGTATCCAGCTGCTGGAGATCGCGAG CTCGGGAGTATCGCTCTGCAGTGTGTGCATAACCGCCCCAGATCCCGGCCAACCATGGGAGCCGTCGCCGGATTGATCAGCAGGATCGTCGGAGACTAG
- the LOC120688906 gene encoding uncharacterized protein LOC120688906, whose product MPPRRSARNAACGRGRGHSRGDVNQQVNNEQVNQGYEEVEGGEEHSVAAGAPVGGGANAPVQAMTFTRWMSMRLDTFDGSRMPTDAADWLREMGKVMTACRMTAEEMVLFIPHQLTGQADIWWVGVCDAWILARGSITWEVFLAQFRAKYYPDSFRDKMNNALNHIQQGDKTVDEYERDFSNIVRFVPSVASDEREKARKFFTGLNARYREVMGRNPPTTYITAVEEARGMETQFQLTVLQQRRNGNSSNTGGEHKRVHQEGGEPS is encoded by the coding sequence ATGCCGCCGCGAAGGAGTGCACGCAATGCTGCGTGCGGGAGAGGTCGTGGTCATAGTAGAGGCGATGTTAACCAGCAGGTTAACAATGAACAAGTGAACCAAGGTTATGAAGAGGTTGAAGGAGGGGAGGAACACTCAGTTGCTGCTGGAGCTCCCGTCGGTGGTGGTGCAAATGCCCCGGTTCAGGCAATGACGTTTACTAGGTGGATGTCTATGCGCTTGGATACCTTTGATGGCTCACGAATGCCTACTGATGCAGCTGATTGGCTGCGCGAGATGGGGAAGGTCATGACTGCATGTAGGATGACTGCTGAGGAGATGGTCCTGTTTATTCCTCACCAGTTGACGGGCCAGGCTGATATTTGGTGGGTAGGAGTATGTGATGCATGGATTCTTGCTCGTGGTTCTATCACTTGGGAGGTTTTCTTGGCGCAGTTCAGAGCTAAGTATTATCCAGACTCCTTCAGGGACAAGATGAATAATGCATTGAACCACATTCAGCAGGGGGACAAGACAGTGGATGAGTATGAGAGGGATTTCAGCAACATTGTTCGCTTTGTCCCTAGTGTTGCAAGTGATGAGCGTGAGAAGGCTCGGAAGTTCTTCACGGGGCTTAATGCTCGGTACAGGGAGGTGATGGGAAGAAATCCTCCTACCACTTATATCACAGCAGTTGAGGAGGCTAGGGGTATGGAGACTCAGTTTCAGCTTACAGTGCTCCAGCAGAGGCGTAATGGAAATTCGAGTAACACGGGGGGTGAACATAAGAGGGTTCACCAGGAGGGAGGAGAGCCTTCGTAG
- the LOC120687639 gene encoding translin-like — translation MRPAAAAATATAAALRLRAAAASLSPPATALLTHRRAALLLPPLRRLCSPAPPRASAAPDSQPPPRLPSFVMDAQFESFRAQLDEFSTLRDRIRTVVSEIESASRVATAALLLVHQPVPLEDVLGKAKAQVEVIKGLYAQLAEVLKECPGQYYRYHGDWRSETQAVVSMLAFMHWLETGGLLMHAEAQEKLGLSSGEFCLDVEDYLTGLCFMSNEFPRFVVNRVTAGDYDCPRKVLSFLTDLHASFRMLNLRNDFLRKKFDGMKYDLRRVEEVYYDVKIRGLAPAESKQEAAQS, via the exons ATGAGacccgcagccgcagcagccaccgccaccgccgccgctctccgcctccgcgccgccgccgcttctctcTCGCCCCCAGCCACAGCTCTCCTCACCCACCGCCGAGCCGCTCTCCTCCTGCCCCCTCtgcgccgcctctgctcccccgctcctccccgcgcctccgccgcccccgactCCCAGCCCCCGCCGCGGCTGCCCTCCTTCGTCATGGACGCGCAGTTCGAGTCCTTCCGCGCGCAGCTTGACGAGTTCTCCACCCTCCGCGACCGTATCCGCACCGTCGTCTCCGAGATCGAATCTGCGTCccgcgtcgccaccgccgcgctcctcctcgtccaccagcCCGTCCCCCTAGAAG ATGTGCTCGGGAAGGCGAAGGCGCAGGTGGAGGTGATCAAGGGGCTGTACGCGCAGCTGGCGGAGGTCCTCAAGGAGTGCCCCGGCCAGTACTACAG GTACCACGGTGATTGGAGGTCCGAGACACAGGCGGTGGTGTCGATGCTCGCGTTCATGCACTGGCTGGAGACTGGCGGGCTACTAATGCACGCTGAGGCCCAGGAGAAGCTAGGGT TGAGCTCTGGGGAGTTTTGCCTCGATGTTGAAGACTATCTGACAG GATTGTGCTTCATGTCCAATGAATTT CCAAGATTTGTTGTAAATCGTGTCACTGCTGGAGACTATGACTGTCCAAGAAAGGTTTTGAGCTTCTTGACTGATCTTCATGCTTCGTTTAGGATGCTAAACCTGCGCAATGACTTCTTGCGCAAGAAATTTGATG GGATGAAgtatgatttgaggagagtggaggaggtctACTATGACGTGAAGATCCGAGGACTTGCACCAGCGGAGTCGAAACAAGAGGCGGCTCAGTCGTAG